The proteins below come from a single Sorghum bicolor cultivar BTx623 chromosome 4, Sorghum_bicolor_NCBIv3, whole genome shotgun sequence genomic window:
- the LOC8072149 gene encoding transcription factor GTE8 isoform X2 — translation MTPTVLMEFGQHRPIKRGYEEMAFRGVAAATSRGYTETVGESEVAAGSPVRVDSEDSWAPKRKCISLNSDGFDVKREIFVPSKMSSSERRYLRKRFRAELDSVRDLLKKPEFAAPVPLSRAPALSSSAAPRAKKPQKSQRGVTNVIRGAKGRFLPTKPRPEPTTVLSEAAVFKQCEAILKKLMTQKYSHIFNVPVDVDKLQIPDYFDIVKTPMDLGTVQKKLESGSYTSPSDFAADVRLTFNNAMAYNPKGHAVHDMAIQLNKMFESRWRPIEKKLASAATEKHVEVDRADSKRRKTPPVDRSDVSTEGVRQTEPEKPKMTAEEREAFGNSLASISDELPPHIFELLQQCIDSNTDMPGDGEIEIDIQAVSDDMLFELKKHVDKYLQEREQSQQVKSEPSENEAVNVSGLSHSSTNPCKGGEPIEEDVDICGNASPIMLDKDAQIRSSKCGSPSSSSSDSESSSSDSDSGSDSESESEKVGSPGKLAKGTKKPDQLVEQEKSDVISPADANRPADIVGLHGEDSESKPAPGGENSKPDSQVSPDRLLRAALLRSRYADVIVKARGILSQGGDKQEELEKLQKEEKARLLAEGNAAMEARRAEAEAEAKRKRDFEREKARQALQEMERTVEINDNLHIKDLEMLGTATTEHIVSSVDETSPERSQDGMAGYHPGSVNPLEQLGLFIKADDEEDDEEPSSVPSIKEPEEGEIN, via the exons ATGACACCGACGGTCTTAATGGAGTTTGGGCAGCACAGGCCAATAAAACGGGGGTATGAGGAAATGGCTTTCAGGGGCGTGGCGGCAGCCACATCCCGTGGTTACACAGAGACTGTTGGCGAGTCGGAAGTCGCAGCTGGTAGTCCTGTTCGTGTCGATTCGGAGGACTCTTGGGCACCAAAGCGCAAGTGCATCAGCCTGAACAGCGATGGCTTTGATGTGAAGCGGGAGATCTTTGTGCCGTCTAAGATGTCGTCATCTGAACGGCGGTATCTTCGGAAGAGATTCCGGGCAGAGCTTGAttctgtgcgggatctcctcaAGAAACCAGAGTTTGCAGCCCCCGTTCCTCTCAGTCGGGCACCTGCCTTGTCATCCTCAGCTGCCCCTCGAGCCAAGAAGCCACAGAAGTCTCAGCGTGGTGTGACCAATGTTATCCGTGGTGCAAAGGGACGTTTCTTGCCTACAAAACCTCGACCTGAACCTACTACGGTGTTATCTGAAGCTGCAGTGTTTAAGCAGTGTGAAGCTATTTTGAAGAAGCTTATGACTCAGAAATATAGTCATATATTCAATGTTCCAGTTGATGTAGACAAGCTGCAAATTCCTGATTATTTTGATATTGTCAAGACCCCAATGGATCTTGGAACTGTCCAGAAGAAGCTTGAATCTGGCTCATACACAAGTCCATCAGATTTTGCTGCTGATGTCAGGCTGACCTTTAACAATGCTATGGCTTATAATCCCAAGGGGCATGCTGTGCATGACATGGCCATCCAGCTGAACAAGATGTTTGAGAGTCGATGGAGGCCAATTGAGAAGAAGCTGGCTTCTGCTGCCACTGAGAAACATGTTGAGGTTGACAGGGCTGACTCGAAGAGGAGGAAGACACCTCCTGTGGACCGCAGTGATGTGTCAACGGAAGGTGTACGGCAGACAGAGCCTGAAAAACCAAAGATGACAGCTGAAGAGAGAGAAGCCTTTGGGAACTCCTTGGCTTCTATATCTGATGAGTTACCTCCCCACATCTTTGAACTGCTGCAACAATGCATCGACAGCAATACAGATATGCCTGGTGATGGAGAGATAGAGATTGACATCCAAGCTGTCAGTGATGACATGCTATTTGAGCTGAAGAAACATGTCGACAAGTATTTGCAAGAGAGAGAGCAGAGCCAGCAGGTGAAATCTGAGCCTTCTGAGAATGAAGCTGTGAATGTATCTGGCCTTAGCCACTCATCTACAAATCCTTGCAAAG GTGGTGAGCCTATCGAGGAGGATGTGGATATCTGTGGCAATGCCTCCCCTATCATGTTAGACAAAGATGCACAAATCAGGAGTAGCAAGTGCGGTAGTCCAAGTAGTTCCAGCAGCGACTCTGAATCATCTTCTAGCG ATTCCGACTCTGGCAGTGACTCTGAAAGTGAATCAGAAAAAGTTGGCAGCCCTGGAAAGCTTGCGAAG GGGACTAAGAAACCTGACCAGCTGGTGGAGCAAGAAAAGAGTGATGTTATTAGCCCAGCCGATGCCAACC GTCCTGCTGATATTGTGGGACTCCATGGGGAGGACAGTGAGTCAAAACCTGCACCAGGGG GGGAAAACTCAAAACCCGATTCACAAGTCTCACCGGACAGGCTATTGCGTGCCGCCCTTTTGAGGAGCCGTTATGCTGATGTGATTGTCAAAGCTCGCGGCATTCTTAGTCAG GGTGGAGACAAACAGGAGGAACTGGAAAAGCTCCAGAAGGAAG AGAAAGCACGTTTGTTGGCTGAGGGTAATGCAGCCATGGAGGCTCGTAGAGCCGAAGCTGAAGCGGAAGCTAAGCGTAAACGGGATTTTGAGAGGGAGAAGGCTCGTCAGGCCCTACAAGAG ATGGAGAGAACTGTAGAAATTAATGATAACCTCCATATCAAGGATTTGGAAATGCTTGGGACAGCCACAACAGAACATATTGTAAGCTCTGTTGATGAGACTAGTCCAGAGCGCTCTCAAGATGGCATGGCCGGCTATCATCCAGGATCTGTCAATCCTTTGGAGCAACTTGGACTGTTCATAAAGGCCGATGATGAGGAAGATGATGAAGAACCGAGCAGTGTTCCCAGCATTAAAGAACCAGAGGAAGGAGAGATCAACTGA
- the LOC8072149 gene encoding transcription factor GTE8 isoform X1, which produces MVVNAVQICDPLAPGHMTPTVLMEFGQHRPIKRGYEEMAFRGVAAATSRGYTETVGESEVAAGSPVRVDSEDSWAPKRKCISLNSDGFDVKREIFVPSKMSSSERRYLRKRFRAELDSVRDLLKKPEFAAPVPLSRAPALSSSAAPRAKKPQKSQRGVTNVIRGAKGRFLPTKPRPEPTTVLSEAAVFKQCEAILKKLMTQKYSHIFNVPVDVDKLQIPDYFDIVKTPMDLGTVQKKLESGSYTSPSDFAADVRLTFNNAMAYNPKGHAVHDMAIQLNKMFESRWRPIEKKLASAATEKHVEVDRADSKRRKTPPVDRSDVSTEGVRQTEPEKPKMTAEEREAFGNSLASISDELPPHIFELLQQCIDSNTDMPGDGEIEIDIQAVSDDMLFELKKHVDKYLQEREQSQQVKSEPSENEAVNVSGLSHSSTNPCKGGEPIEEDVDICGNASPIMLDKDAQIRSSKCGSPSSSSSDSESSSSDSDSGSDSESESEKVGSPGKLAKGTKKPDQLVEQEKSDVISPADANRPADIVGLHGEDSESKPAPGGENSKPDSQVSPDRLLRAALLRSRYADVIVKARGILSQGGDKQEELEKLQKEEKARLLAEGNAAMEARRAEAEAEAKRKRDFEREKARQALQEMERTVEINDNLHIKDLEMLGTATTEHIVSSVDETSPERSQDGMAGYHPGSVNPLEQLGLFIKADDEEDDEEPSSVPSIKEPEEGEIN; this is translated from the exons ATGGTTGTAAATGCTGTACAGATCTGTGACCCGCTGGCGCCTGGGCACATGACACCGACGGTCTTAATGGAGTTTGGGCAGCACAGGCCAATAAAACGGGGGTATGAGGAAATGGCTTTCAGGGGCGTGGCGGCAGCCACATCCCGTGGTTACACAGAGACTGTTGGCGAGTCGGAAGTCGCAGCTGGTAGTCCTGTTCGTGTCGATTCGGAGGACTCTTGGGCACCAAAGCGCAAGTGCATCAGCCTGAACAGCGATGGCTTTGATGTGAAGCGGGAGATCTTTGTGCCGTCTAAGATGTCGTCATCTGAACGGCGGTATCTTCGGAAGAGATTCCGGGCAGAGCTTGAttctgtgcgggatctcctcaAGAAACCAGAGTTTGCAGCCCCCGTTCCTCTCAGTCGGGCACCTGCCTTGTCATCCTCAGCTGCCCCTCGAGCCAAGAAGCCACAGAAGTCTCAGCGTGGTGTGACCAATGTTATCCGTGGTGCAAAGGGACGTTTCTTGCCTACAAAACCTCGACCTGAACCTACTACGGTGTTATCTGAAGCTGCAGTGTTTAAGCAGTGTGAAGCTATTTTGAAGAAGCTTATGACTCAGAAATATAGTCATATATTCAATGTTCCAGTTGATGTAGACAAGCTGCAAATTCCTGATTATTTTGATATTGTCAAGACCCCAATGGATCTTGGAACTGTCCAGAAGAAGCTTGAATCTGGCTCATACACAAGTCCATCAGATTTTGCTGCTGATGTCAGGCTGACCTTTAACAATGCTATGGCTTATAATCCCAAGGGGCATGCTGTGCATGACATGGCCATCCAGCTGAACAAGATGTTTGAGAGTCGATGGAGGCCAATTGAGAAGAAGCTGGCTTCTGCTGCCACTGAGAAACATGTTGAGGTTGACAGGGCTGACTCGAAGAGGAGGAAGACACCTCCTGTGGACCGCAGTGATGTGTCAACGGAAGGTGTACGGCAGACAGAGCCTGAAAAACCAAAGATGACAGCTGAAGAGAGAGAAGCCTTTGGGAACTCCTTGGCTTCTATATCTGATGAGTTACCTCCCCACATCTTTGAACTGCTGCAACAATGCATCGACAGCAATACAGATATGCCTGGTGATGGAGAGATAGAGATTGACATCCAAGCTGTCAGTGATGACATGCTATTTGAGCTGAAGAAACATGTCGACAAGTATTTGCAAGAGAGAGAGCAGAGCCAGCAGGTGAAATCTGAGCCTTCTGAGAATGAAGCTGTGAATGTATCTGGCCTTAGCCACTCATCTACAAATCCTTGCAAAG GTGGTGAGCCTATCGAGGAGGATGTGGATATCTGTGGCAATGCCTCCCCTATCATGTTAGACAAAGATGCACAAATCAGGAGTAGCAAGTGCGGTAGTCCAAGTAGTTCCAGCAGCGACTCTGAATCATCTTCTAGCG ATTCCGACTCTGGCAGTGACTCTGAAAGTGAATCAGAAAAAGTTGGCAGCCCTGGAAAGCTTGCGAAG GGGACTAAGAAACCTGACCAGCTGGTGGAGCAAGAAAAGAGTGATGTTATTAGCCCAGCCGATGCCAACC GTCCTGCTGATATTGTGGGACTCCATGGGGAGGACAGTGAGTCAAAACCTGCACCAGGGG GGGAAAACTCAAAACCCGATTCACAAGTCTCACCGGACAGGCTATTGCGTGCCGCCCTTTTGAGGAGCCGTTATGCTGATGTGATTGTCAAAGCTCGCGGCATTCTTAGTCAG GGTGGAGACAAACAGGAGGAACTGGAAAAGCTCCAGAAGGAAG AGAAAGCACGTTTGTTGGCTGAGGGTAATGCAGCCATGGAGGCTCGTAGAGCCGAAGCTGAAGCGGAAGCTAAGCGTAAACGGGATTTTGAGAGGGAGAAGGCTCGTCAGGCCCTACAAGAG ATGGAGAGAACTGTAGAAATTAATGATAACCTCCATATCAAGGATTTGGAAATGCTTGGGACAGCCACAACAGAACATATTGTAAGCTCTGTTGATGAGACTAGTCCAGAGCGCTCTCAAGATGGCATGGCCGGCTATCATCCAGGATCTGTCAATCCTTTGGAGCAACTTGGACTGTTCATAAAGGCCGATGATGAGGAAGATGATGAAGAACCGAGCAGTGTTCCCAGCATTAAAGAACCAGAGGAAGGAGAGATCAACTGA
- the LOC8056491 gene encoding uncharacterized protein LOC8056491, producing MRRSSQGMMSLSYDAGSGRGLLACYVKPAKPRPSKWDDAQRWLVSSSRANDDDRRRSSCADDRLLLPSASQKGRHSWSATDGAALPAALRLAARDDDGDAEAEAEAEAESETKRVDSVLAYGQPPRCLSLRDIGTEMTPVGSKEPSRANTPRATLPAPAPSTPGRAIRAPRRRPDSSKHGGSPPGLAAADRGAGFECADAQERKESTPGARTTPVVSPAAAWDAAERAKHMARYRREEMKIQVWENRRRQKAELQMKTTEAKAERMKRRAQEKTASKLASAQAAAREKRAQAEAKLSRRAARVGDRADVLRRTGHLPSSSSSVFSLKLPLMCS from the exons ATGAGGAGATCGTCTCAGGGGATGATGAGCCTAAGCTACGATGCGGGCAGCGGGAGGGGGCTGCTGGCCTGCTACGTCAAGCCGGCGAAGCCGAGGCCGTCCAAGTGGGACGACGCGCAGCGGTGGCTAGTGTCCTCATCCCGTGCGAACGACGACGACCGGCGCCGGAGCTCTTGCGCGGACGACCGCCTCCTGCTGCCGTCGGCGTCGCAGAAGGGGCGGCACTCGTGGAGCGCCACGGACGGCGCCGCCCTGCCCGCGGCGCTAAGGCTCGCCGCGCGGGACGACGACGGGGATGCAGAGGCGGaggccgaggccgaggccgaGTCCGAGACCAAGAGGGTGGACTCCGTTCTGGCGTACGGGCAGCCGCCGCGGTGCCTCTCGCTGCGGGACATCGGCACGGAGATGACGCCGGTCGGGAGCAAGGAGCCGTCCAGGGCCAACACCCCACGCGCTACCCTACCGGCACCGGCGCCGTCCACGCCGGGGCGCGCGATCCGCGCACCGCGGCGCCGACCCGATTCTTCGAAGCACGGCGGATCGCCACCGGGCCTAGCGGCAGCAGACCGCGGCGCAGGCTTCGAGTGCGCCGACGCACAGGAGCGCAAGGAATCGACGCCCGGTGCGCGGACGACGCCGGTCGTGTCGCCCGCGGCGGCGTGGGACGCCGCCGAGCGCGCCAAGCACATGGCTAG GTACCGGCGCGAGGAGATGAAAATACAGGTCTGGGAAAACCGGCGACGGCAAAAGGCGGAGCTGCAGATGAAGACGACGGAG GCCAAGGCGGAGAGGATGAAGCGGCGGGCGCAGGAGAAGACGGCGAGCAAGCTGGCCTCGGCGCAGGCGGCGGCCAGGGAGAAGCGCGCGCAGGCCGAGGCCAAGCTGAGCCGGCGCGCCGCGCGGGTCGGCGACAGGGCGGACGTGCTGAGGCGGACCGGGCAcctgccgtcgtcgtcgtcctccgtGTTCTCGCTCAAGCTGCCGCTGATGTGCAGCTGA
- the LOC8072422 gene encoding cyclin-dependent kinase G-1 — MAAARHGGYRSHDVSRRREHDLERSRRSKEYRRPSRDRDSERRRDGSRGREVDNGYSRPRSPYPPPRSRPSRRKDDKEPGEVSSDSGSESAGRPPVPRQDGVLGVRRDGDGGSLPPSKKRKHSPGFHDTNVSKLKARDEEWSRRGPDALAAELPLHSPPPLSDTTPEAVNLEVLVVPNDAERRDGITEEEEDCATRNIFTSRWADADEEEEEVIVPKKKKKSVSPAHLPEEKSTKKVMSPELGAVMDSKTSRRTSSSSSNSMGSENCNIEVDEGNCMDVEKEDDIDSSAGCSPGTRSRSDVHRSGTPEAVRPPRRCFNMLQGCRSIDEFERINTINEGTYGVVFRVRDKKTGEIVALKKVKVDKEKGREGFPLTSLREINILLSFDHPSIVDVKEVVVGGHDDDTFMVMEYMEHDLKGVMEAMKQPYTQSEVKCLMLQLLEGVKYLHDNWVLHRDLKTSNLLLNNRGELKICDFGLSRQYGSLLKPYTQPVVTLWYRAPELLLGAKEYSTAIDMWSLGCIMAELLSKEPLFTGKSEIDQLDKIFRILGTPNEERWHGFSKLPGAKGNFVKRPYNRLRDKFPAVSFTGGLTLSEAGFDLLNRLLTYDPEKRISADDALDHDWFREVPLPKTKEFMPTFPALNEQDRRVKKYMKSPDPLVEQQMKEQGSIGDRGLFG, encoded by the exons ATGGCTGCGGCGCGGCACGGGGGCTACAGGAGCCACGACGTGTCCAGGAGGCGGGAGCACGACCTAGAGCGTTCCAGGAGGAGCAAGGAGTACCGCCGCCCGAGCCGCGACCGCGACTCGGAACGGCGCCGTGATGGCAGCAGGGGCCGTGAGGTGGACAACGGGTACAGCCGCCCCCGCTCGCCGTATCCGCCACCGAGGAGCCGACCTTCGAGGAGGAAGGACGATAAGGAGCCTGGTGAGGTCTCCAGCGATAGCGGCTCGGAGTCTGCTGGGCGCCCACCGGTGCCGAGGCAGGATGGGGTTCTAGGGGTCCGCAGGGATGGAGATGGAGGTTCGTTGCCACCGAGCAAGAAGAGGAAGCACTCACCTGGATTCCACGATACGAATGTTTCAAAGCTGAAGGCAAGAGACGAGGAGTGGAGCAGGAGAGGACCTGATGCCTTAGCTGCAGAGCTCCCTCTTCATTCGCCGCCTCCTTTGTCAGACACGACCCCTGAGGCTGTGAATTTGGAAGTTTTGGTGGTTCCAAATGATGCTGAAAGGAGGGATGGGATtacagaggaggaagaggattgTGCAACGAGAAACATTTTTACTTCCAGATGGGCGGATGCTGacgaagaggaggaagaggtgattgtgcccaagaagaagaagaagagtgtgtcACCTGCTCATTTGCCTGAAGAAAAATCCACAAAGAAAGTCATGAGCCCAGAACTGGGAGCAGTGATGGACAGTAAAACATCAAGAAGAACTTCCTCAAGTTCATCCAACTCGATGGGTAGTGAAAACTGTAATATTGAGGTAGACGAGGGTAACTGCATGGATGTTGAAAAAGAGGATGATATTGATTCTTCTGCTGGTTGTTCGCCGGGTACTCGTTCCAGGAGTGATGTGCATAGGTCTGGAACACCTGAAGCTGTACGACCACCACGTAGGTGCTTTAACATGCTTCAGGGCTGTAGGAGTATTGATGAGTTTGAGAGGATCAACACAATCAATGAGGGTACATATGGAGTTGTATTTAGGGTGAGGGACAAGAAAACTGGTGAGATAGTTGCATTGAAGAAGGTCAAGGTGGATAAGGAAAAGGGTCGGGAAGGTTTTCCATTGACTTCTCTTAGGGAAATCAATATCCTTCTATCATTTGACCACCCTTCAATTGTGGATGTTAAGGAAGTAGTTGTTGGTGGTCATGACGATGATACTTTTATGGTGATGGAGTACATGGAGCATGATCTTAAGGGTGTCATGGAGGCGATGAAGCAACCATATACCCAAAGTGAGGTCAAATGTTTGATGCTTCAGCTGCTAGAGGGCGTGAAGTATCTTCATGACAATTGGGTACTTCACAG GGATCTCAAGACATCAAATCTCCTCTTGAATAACCGTGGTGAGTTGAAAATATGTGATTTTGGACTCTCTCGTCAATATGGCAGCCTGCTAAAGCCTTACACCCAACCAGTTGTGACTTTGTGGTACAG GGCTCCGGAGCTACTATTAGGGGCAAAGGAGTATTCTACTGCTATCGATATGTGGTCATTAGGTTGCATAATGGCAGAACTCTTGTCAAAGGAGCCACTCTTCACTGGGAAGTCTGAGATAGATCAACTTGATAAG ATATTTAGGATACTTGGCACACCCAATGAGGAGCGATGGCATGGTTTTTCCAAATTGCCCGGCGCCAAAGGCAACTTTGTAAAGCGACC GTACAATAGATTAAGGGACAAATTTCCAGCTGTATCCTTCACGGGAGGCTTGACCTTGTCAGAGGCTGGGTTTGACCTGCTAAATAGGTTGCTGACGTATGACCCTGAGAAG CGCATATCTGCTGATGATGCCTTGGACCATGATTGGTTCCGTGAAGTTCCTCTGCCCAAGACGAAGGAATTCATGCCAACGTTTCCTGCTCTGAATGAACAGGACAG GAGGGTCAAGAAATACATGAAGAGTCCTGACCCCCTGGTGGAGCAACAGATGAAAGAACAAGGGAGCATAGGAGATCGTGGCCTTTTTGGCTGA
- the LOC8072423 gene encoding protein phosphatase inhibitor 2 isoform X1, whose product MKAREPKKARGRVKWDEENLNDIESNKPEREKITEPKTPYHPMIDEDEGPVSPLHLSEDPVDQSAHADAIKTALAEAVSSGKIFDRNSWDMCDSEEAIKHGKAFEEHRKVHYDEYHKMKELLQKGTMNDDADEDESEVGNRKA is encoded by the exons ATGAAAGCTAGAGAACCCAAGAAAGCAAG GGGTCGTGTCAAATGGGATGAGGAGAACTTGAATGACATTGAGTCAAACAAACCAGAAAGAGAGAAGATCACGGAGCCTAAGACACCTTACCACCCTATGATCGATGAAGATGAAG GGCCTGTTTCACCGTTACATCTCAGTGAAGATCCAGTGGATCAATCTGCTCATGCTGATGCCATAAAGACTGCTCTAGCTGAAGCTGTTTCAAGTGGGAAGATTTTTGACAGAAATAGTTGGGATATGTGTGACAGTGAAGAAGCCATAAAACATGGGAAAG CTTTTGAAGAGCACCGGAAGGTTCACTACGACGAGTACCATAAGATGAAGGAACTGCTTCAGAAGGGAACCATGAATGATGACGCAGATGAAGATGAGAGTGAAGTAGGCAACAGGAAGGCTTGA
- the LOC8072423 gene encoding protein phosphatase inhibitor 2 isoform X2, with amino-acid sequence MCSRGRVKWDEENLNDIESNKPEREKITEPKTPYHPMIDEDEGPVSPLHLSEDPVDQSAHADAIKTALAEAVSSGKIFDRNSWDMCDSEEAIKHGKAFEEHRKVHYDEYHKMKELLQKGTMNDDADEDESEVGNRKA; translated from the exons ATGTGTTCCAGGGGTCGTGTCAAATGGGATGAGGAGAACTTGAATGACATTGAGTCAAACAAACCAGAAAGAGAGAAGATCACGGAGCCTAAGACACCTTACCACCCTATGATCGATGAAGATGAAG GGCCTGTTTCACCGTTACATCTCAGTGAAGATCCAGTGGATCAATCTGCTCATGCTGATGCCATAAAGACTGCTCTAGCTGAAGCTGTTTCAAGTGGGAAGATTTTTGACAGAAATAGTTGGGATATGTGTGACAGTGAAGAAGCCATAAAACATGGGAAAG CTTTTGAAGAGCACCGGAAGGTTCACTACGACGAGTACCATAAGATGAAGGAACTGCTTCAGAAGGGAACCATGAATGATGACGCAGATGAAGATGAGAGTGAAGTAGGCAACAGGAAGGCTTGA